In Chitinophagales bacterium, a single genomic region encodes these proteins:
- a CDS encoding ATP-binding cassette domain-containing protein, producing the protein MSDKTAKRRISFKEITASFKIYRFITPYKWQFIVGILCLIVSTAVVSVLPIGFRQLVDAANSSAMSREMLTKLGMYLAGVLFIQSIFSFFRIWLFEIVSQRSMSDIRKTLYEKIITLPISFYENNRVGDLTSRISSDVTQLQDALGFNLATFVRQLVLPIVCIPFLFTISVKLTLVMMATFPPLIISAVIFGRFIRSLSRKSQDALAASTTIVEETFQAADVVKSYTNELYESNRYGNAVNHVANVALKAAKYRASFVSFIIFALIGSIVLIVWQGLSIVAAGQLTMGQLIEFLLFTIFIGGSLGGLSESYSVIQKTVGAAERINEILNEPSEVQLADEQQQIGITGKVRFHDVQFSYPTRKDIPIFTDLTFEVQPGEKIALVGPSGSGKSTIIKLLSHYYQPDSGTISIDDQPLRHFNITALRKNIGMVPQEVILFGGTIGENIAYGKPGASQAEIIEAARKANALQFIQSFPDGFETAVGERGIKLSGGQKQRIAIARAILRNPKILILDEATSALDAESEKLVKDALDELMKGRTTFIIAHRLSTIRQADKILVINKGKIVEQGTHKELSALPDGIYSKLLKLQFEE; encoded by the coding sequence ATGAGCGATAAAACAGCAAAACGCAGAATTAGTTTTAAAGAAATAACTGCTTCATTTAAAATTTACCGCTTCATTACTCCCTACAAATGGCAATTTATAGTTGGCATCCTGTGCTTAATAGTTTCTACTGCCGTAGTATCGGTGTTGCCAATTGGTTTCAGGCAATTGGTAGATGCAGCTAACAGCAGCGCCATGAGCCGCGAAATGCTTACCAAACTCGGTATGTACTTAGCCGGAGTATTGTTTATTCAAAGCATATTTTCATTTTTCAGAATTTGGTTGTTTGAAATTGTAAGCCAGCGCAGTATGAGCGATATACGCAAAACGCTGTACGAAAAAATAATTACGCTACCTATTTCATTTTACGAAAACAACCGTGTGGGCGACCTCACTTCTCGTATTAGCAGCGATGTAACACAACTGCAAGATGCCTTAGGTTTTAACCTTGCCACCTTTGTGCGCCAATTGGTATTACCCATTGTTTGCATTCCATTTTTGTTTACCATTTCGGTAAAACTTACCTTGGTGATGATGGCTACTTTTCCGCCACTTATTATTAGTGCCGTAATCTTTGGACGATTTATTAGATCACTCTCCAGAAAAAGCCAAGATGCGCTGGCAGCCTCCACTACTATTGTAGAAGAAACATTCCAAGCTGCCGATGTAGTAAAGTCTTACACCAACGAGCTATACGAAAGCAATCGCTACGGCAATGCCGTAAACCATGTAGCCAATGTGGCGCTTAAAGCAGCCAAGTATAGAGCCTCCTTTGTATCGTTCATAATTTTTGCACTCATAGGCAGCATTGTACTTATAGTTTGGCAGGGGCTTAGCATTGTAGCAGCCGGCCAACTTACCATGGGGCAACTTATAGAGTTTTTACTCTTCACCATTTTTATTGGTGGCTCGCTAGGCGGTTTAAGCGAAAGCTACTCGGTGATTCAAAAAACGGTGGGTGCAGCTGAGCGCATCAACGAAATTTTAAATGAACCCAGCGAAGTGCAACTTGCAGACGAACAACAACAAATCGGCATTACAGGAAAAGTACGTTTTCACGATGTTCAATTTTCGTATCCCACACGCAAAGACATTCCCATTTTTACCGACCTCACATTTGAAGTTCAACCCGGTGAAAAAATTGCATTGGTAGGACCCAGTGGCTCCGGCAAATCAACTATCATTAAACTGCTTAGCCATTACTACCAACCCGATAGCGGCACTATATCTATAGATGACCAACCACTCCGCCATTTCAACATTACTGCTTTAAGAAAAAATATTGGCATGGTACCTCAAGAGGTTATACTTTTTGGAGGAACCATTGGCGAAAATATTGCTTACGGAAAACCCGGAGCTTCGCAAGCAGAAATTATAGAAGCAGCCCGCAAAGCCAATGCACTTCAGTTCATCCAATCTTTTCCCGATGGCTTTGAAACTGCCGTTGGCGAGCGCGGCATTAAACTAAGCGGAGGACAGAAGCAGCGCATAGCCATTGCACGCGCCATTCTTCGCAATCCTAAAATTTTAATTTTAGACGAAGCCACCAGTGCACTCGATGCCGAAAGTGAAAAACTAGTGAAAGATGCGTTAGATGAACTTATGAAAGGCAGAACTACTTTTATTATTGCACACCGACTTTCTACCATTAGGCAAGCCGATAAAATCTTAGTTATCAATAAAGGAAAAATTGTAGAGCAGGGCACACACAAAGAGCTTTCCGCCTTGCCCGATGGTATTTA
- a CDS encoding outer membrane beta-barrel protein — protein sequence MHHKILVSLLLLLSFSIAKAQLEKGNISTGAGIDVASTFVAATKYNNSYFRLSISPGLTYFVINNLAIGGNVNFTMDVRRREKITAFLSEVGPVVRYYFGKKKVTNKKGFAQVTGGYATSTFLNDGKTSGRDGWFVGGMVGFAYFINKNIAMETSLGYNYNKQKDWVTHNIPFKVGFNIFILPKKKDIAAHQ from the coding sequence ATGCACCATAAAATCCTCGTATCGCTACTGTTACTGCTGTCTTTTTCCATAGCCAAAGCCCAATTAGAAAAAGGCAATATTTCTACCGGAGCAGGTATTGATGTTGCCAGCACTTTTGTAGCCGCTACCAAATACAACAACAGTTATTTCAGGCTTAGCATTTCGCCCGGCTTAACCTATTTTGTTATCAACAACTTAGCCATTGGAGGCAATGTAAACTTTACGATGGATGTAAGAAGACGCGAAAAAATTACTGCCTTTTTATCGGAAGTTGGTCCCGTGGTGCGCTATTATTTTGGAAAGAAAAAAGTTACCAATAAAAAAGGGTTTGCACAAGTTACCGGTGGCTACGCCACTTCAACCTTTTTAAACGATGGAAAAACCTCCGGCCGCGATGGGTGGTTTGTTGGTGGTATGGTTGGCTTTGCCTATTTCATCAATAAAAATATTGCCATGGAAACTTCGCTAGGCTACAACTACAACAAACAAAAAGATTGGGTAACCCACAACATTCCATTTAAAGTTGGTTTCAATATTTTTATTCTTCCCAAGAAGAAAGACATAGCTGCTCACCAATAA
- a CDS encoding peptidylprolyl isomerase yields MKFLILASALTAATTLFSQVDKNTTLFKIAGEPVTVGEFEYVYTKNNINNQADYSQKSLTDYLELYKNFRLKVKEAEAIKLDTVSGLMNELEGYRKQLAKSYLTDKEISDKLLQEAYERSLHDVNASHILIRCDENANPQDTLTAYKKAMNLRQRLIKGEDFGKLAKENSDDPSAKDNGGNLGWFSVFQMIYPFESATYALKTGEISMPVRTQYGYHIVKLNQTRPAQGEIRTAHLLLKFPENATDDQKKKVATKIDSVYNAVKSGNATFEDAVAKFSEDRTTRNKKGELPWFGTGRMVPEFEEAAYALQADNEISKPVKTAYGWHIVKRLEKRDLPKFNDIKADLKRKVERDSRSQVAKGILIERIKKDNNFKDFPENRKQFFASVDSSLTNGTWNSTAVANLNKPLFTIADKTYTQTDFANYISKNAKRRGDKNKDQLLDEYYGNFVSQTALDYEESQLEKKKPEFKTLMKEYRDGILLFELSDRSVWSKAPKDTAGLQVFHEQNKNKYMWGNRVQTVIYNTTDKTLADKAHKMALKKKNAEAIKTKLNKADATAKVSTIEGKYEKGQYDVVDALEWKVGVTPVEMLDDSSYRFVVIQALLQPEPKTLKEARGYVVSDYQEYLEQKWITDLRKKYPIELNEEVFKALIKK; encoded by the coding sequence ATGAAGTTTTTAATTCTTGCTTCTGCGCTTACAGCAGCAACCACATTGTTTTCTCAAGTTGACAAAAACACCACGCTTTTTAAAATTGCAGGCGAGCCTGTAACCGTAGGTGAGTTTGAATATGTTTATACCAAAAACAACATCAACAACCAAGCCGATTACAGCCAAAAGAGTTTAACCGATTACTTAGAACTCTACAAAAATTTCCGCCTAAAAGTTAAAGAGGCTGAAGCCATAAAATTAGACACCGTAAGCGGCTTAATGAATGAACTCGAAGGCTATCGCAAGCAATTGGCAAAATCGTATTTAACCGACAAAGAAATTTCCGATAAACTTTTACAAGAAGCCTACGAACGCTCGCTGCACGATGTAAACGCCAGCCATATTTTAATTAGATGCGATGAAAATGCCAACCCGCAAGATACACTCACCGCATACAAAAAAGCCATGAACCTTCGCCAGCGTCTTATTAAAGGAGAAGACTTTGGTAAATTAGCCAAAGAAAACAGCGATGACCCAAGTGCAAAAGATAATGGAGGAAACTTAGGATGGTTCTCGGTATTCCAAATGATTTATCCATTTGAATCGGCTACTTACGCATTAAAAACCGGAGAAATAAGCATGCCTGTTCGCACACAATACGGCTACCACATTGTAAAACTAAACCAAACCCGCCCGGCACAAGGCGAAATACGCACCGCACACTTACTGTTGAAATTCCCCGAAAATGCTACCGATGACCAAAAGAAAAAAGTAGCTACTAAAATAGACTCAGTTTACAATGCCGTAAAATCAGGAAATGCCACATTTGAAGATGCCGTTGCCAAATTCTCTGAAGACCGCACCACCCGCAATAAAAAAGGCGAACTACCTTGGTTTGGTACAGGCAGAATGGTTCCTGAATTTGAAGAAGCTGCATACGCATTACAAGCAGACAATGAAATTTCTAAACCAGTAAAAACAGCTTACGGTTGGCATATAGTAAAACGCTTAGAAAAAAGAGACCTTCCAAAGTTCAACGATATTAAAGCCGACCTTAAACGCAAAGTAGAACGCGACAGCCGCAGCCAAGTTGCCAAAGGCATTTTAATTGAGCGCATTAAAAAAGACAATAACTTTAAGGACTTCCCCGAAAACAGAAAACAATTCTTTGCATCGGTAGATTCTAGTCTTACTAATGGCACTTGGAATTCAACCGCAGTTGCCAATCTAAACAAGCCACTGTTTACCATTGCAGATAAAACATATACCCAAACCGATTTTGCCAACTACATCAGCAAAAATGCAAAACGCAGAGGCGATAAAAACAAAGACCAATTATTAGATGAATACTACGGCAACTTTGTGAGCCAAACAGCTTTAGACTACGAAGAAAGCCAGCTAGAAAAGAAAAAACCTGAGTTTAAAACCCTCATGAAAGAATACCGCGATGGCATTCTGCTATTTGAATTATCAGATCGCTCTGTATGGAGCAAAGCACCAAAAGACACCGCTGGATTGCAGGTCTTTCATGAGCAAAACAAGAACAAATACATGTGGGGCAACCGTGTGCAAACAGTAATATACAACACCACAGATAAAACACTTGCCGATAAAGCACACAAAATGGCGCTCAAGAAAAAAAATGCCGAAGCAATTAAAACCAAACTCAACAAAGCCGATGCTACAGCAAAAGTTTCTACTATCGAAGGCAAGTACGAAAAAGGACAATACGATGTAGTAGATGCCTTAGAATGGAAAGTAGGAGTTACACCCGTAGAAATGCTAGACGATAGCAGCTATCGCTTTGTGGTAATACAAGCATTGCTCCAACCCGAGCCTAAAACATTAAAAGAAGCAAGAGGCTATGTAGTAAGCGATTACCAAGAATACTTAGAGCAAAAATGGATTACAGATCTGCGCAAAAAATATCCCATAGAATTGAACGAAGAAGTATTCAAAGCACTTATCAAAAAATAG
- a CDS encoding insulinase family protein, with amino-acid sequence MVKYCSFLSAFLMLAFAAIAQNPYEVKNYTDGNFPVSEYTLKNGLKVFISVNKTSPRVQTMIAVKAGSKFDPPQTTGLAHYLEHMVFKGTHEFGTLNWTKESVLLDSISNLFEAHKNEPDEAKKVAIYKRIDSFSYEASKFAIPNEYDKMTTSLGAQGTNAFTSNDMTVYVNDIPSNAINKWLTLEANRFKTLVLRLFHTELEAVYEEFNISQDRDARWSYQSILASLYPNHPYGTQTTIGLGEHLKNPSMVNIHNYFKTYYRANNMAIILSGDVDPDKVMPEIVKNFGRWGSGDLPIFNKPALKELKSPIETVIKGPQPEHVYVGYSFDGAGTRESLMASLVDELLSNGQAGLIDLDLVQKQKVLKAYSFFSIDKDFSTHFLYGEPKQGQTLEQVKDLLLGEVEKIKKGEFEDWLIPAIVQNRKLRLMKEAEKNDSRAYALMNAFVQDVPWEKQIKEIDELGKLTKQEIVAFANKYYGSGYAVCYKRIGEPERHKVDKPKITPVVMNKDTQSNFKTIFDQIKMSELQPKFLDFDKDIQHLKLGTQVNFDYVKNDLNKTFSLNYIFDMGSDNIKKLGLAVDYLKFLGTDKYTAEDLQKEFYKLGLSFGVSTGRDRVFVTLSGLEDNLEKGVGLFEHVLANIKGNKEAYKEFVANILQERANAKLNKSQILHRAMAHYAKYGAKNPFNNVISKAELESTSPDELVQLVQSLLGYKHKVFYYGNLDAATALASVAKYHKPKAALKDYPTAIEYPELDNKEPLVYFCNYNMKQAEVRMLAKDVKFDSKLFTPQNLYSEYYGGGLSSILFQEIREKMALAYSVYSFFEMPQYANRSHYIHGYVGTQSDKLKTALAEMNKLFTNIPNVPQQFNGAKENIIKTLESERVNGEDIYWEYDLATKRGLSVDSRIQVYKEVQSADFSTLEKFFNEHVKNKKFTYCILGNKSDINFKDLEHLGKLKELTLEEVFGY; translated from the coding sequence ATGGTGAAGTATTGTAGCTTTTTATCAGCTTTTTTAATGCTTGCTTTTGCAGCAATTGCCCAAAATCCTTATGAGGTAAAAAACTATACCGATGGTAATTTTCCGGTAAGTGAATATACCCTGAAAAACGGGTTGAAAGTTTTTATTTCTGTAAACAAAACTTCGCCTCGCGTGCAAACTATGATTGCCGTAAAAGCAGGCTCTAAATTCGATCCGCCACAAACTACCGGTTTGGCACACTATTTAGAACACATGGTGTTTAAAGGTACGCACGAATTTGGAACTTTAAATTGGACAAAAGAAAGCGTGTTGCTCGATTCTATTTCCAATTTGTTTGAAGCCCATAAGAATGAACCGGACGAAGCTAAGAAAGTAGCCATTTACAAACGCATAGATAGTTTTAGCTACGAGGCTTCTAAGTTTGCTATTCCGAATGAGTACGATAAAATGACAACTTCGCTGGGGGCGCAAGGAACCAATGCTTTTACATCGAATGATATGACGGTGTATGTAAACGATATTCCTTCTAACGCCATAAACAAGTGGCTTACATTAGAAGCTAATAGGTTTAAAACATTGGTGCTTCGTTTGTTTCACACAGAGCTAGAAGCGGTGTACGAAGAGTTTAACATCAGCCAAGACCGCGATGCACGTTGGAGCTACCAAAGCATTTTGGCTTCGCTTTATCCTAATCATCCATATGGAACACAAACAACCATTGGTTTGGGCGAACATCTGAAAAACCCAAGTATGGTAAATATCCATAACTATTTTAAAACCTATTACCGTGCCAATAACATGGCAATTATTTTATCGGGCGATGTAGATCCCGATAAGGTAATGCCGGAAATTGTAAAGAACTTCGGAAGATGGGGTTCAGGCGATTTACCTATCTTTAATAAACCTGCTTTGAAGGAGTTGAAAAGTCCTATTGAAACAGTAATTAAAGGGCCGCAGCCGGAGCATGTGTATGTAGGTTATAGTTTTGATGGTGCCGGTACGCGCGAAAGTTTAATGGCTTCGTTGGTAGATGAGTTACTTTCTAACGGCCAAGCAGGTTTAATAGATTTAGATTTAGTGCAAAAACAAAAGGTATTAAAAGCCTATTCGTTTTTTTCTATAGACAAGGATTTTAGTACACATTTTCTATATGGCGAACCCAAACAAGGGCAAACACTTGAGCAAGTAAAAGATTTGCTGCTGGGCGAAGTAGAAAAAATTAAGAAAGGTGAATTTGAGGATTGGCTTATTCCCGCAATTGTTCAAAACAGAAAACTGCGTTTAATGAAAGAAGCCGAAAAAAATGATTCTCGTGCCTATGCGCTCATGAATGCTTTTGTACAAGATGTTCCGTGGGAAAAGCAGATAAAGGAAATTGATGAGTTAGGAAAACTTACAAAGCAAGAAATTGTGGCATTCGCAAATAAGTATTATGGTAGCGGATATGCCGTTTGCTACAAGCGAATAGGCGAGCCGGAACGACACAAAGTGGATAAGCCTAAGATTACACCTGTTGTAATGAACAAAGACACGCAGAGTAATTTTAAAACCATTTTCGATCAAATAAAAATGAGTGAATTGCAGCCTAAGTTCTTGGATTTTGATAAAGATATTCAGCATTTGAAATTAGGCACGCAAGTGAATTTTGATTATGTGAAAAATGATTTGAACAAAACCTTTTCGCTCAATTATATTTTTGATATGGGTTCCGACAACATAAAGAAGTTGGGGCTTGCCGTAGATTACCTTAAATTCTTGGGAACCGATAAATACACTGCCGAAGATTTACAGAAAGAATTTTACAAGTTGGGTTTAAGCTTTGGCGTTAGTACCGGCCGCGACAGAGTGTTTGTTACATTATCGGGATTAGAAGATAATTTAGAGAAAGGAGTAGGGCTTTTTGAACATGTACTTGCAAATATAAAAGGTAATAAAGAGGCGTATAAGGAATTTGTGGCCAATATACTTCAAGAGCGCGCGAATGCTAAGTTGAACAAAAGTCAGATTTTGCATAGAGCAATGGCTCATTATGCCAAATACGGTGCAAAAAATCCATTCAACAATGTTATTTCAAAAGCCGAATTAGAGTCTACTTCTCCAGATGAATTGGTGCAGTTGGTGCAGTCGCTTTTGGGTTACAAACACAAGGTTTTTTATTACGGAAATTTAGATGCCGCCACAGCTTTAGCGTCTGTGGCAAAATATCATAAACCCAAAGCTGCATTAAAAGATTACCCAACTGCCATTGAGTATCCTGAGTTAGATAATAAAGAACCTTTGGTTTATTTCTGTAACTACAACATGAAACAAGCAGAAGTGCGCATGTTGGCTAAAGATGTGAAATTCGATAGTAAATTGTTTACACCTCAAAACCTTTATAGCGAATATTATGGCGGAGGTTTATCGAGTATTTTATTTCAAGAAATAAGAGAGAAAATGGCATTGGCATATTCTGTATATAGTTTCTTTGAAATGCCGCAGTACGCCAATCGCTCGCACTATATTCATGGTTATGTGGGTACACAAAGCGATAAGTTGAAAACCGCTTTGGCTGAAATGAATAAGCTGTTTACCAACATACCAAATGTGCCGCAGCAGTTTAATGGTGCCAAAGAAAATATCATTAAAACATTAGAGAGCGAAAGAGTAAACGGAGAAGATATCTATTGGGAATACGACCTTGCCACCAAGCGCGGGTTATCGGTAGATAGCCGTATTCAAGTATATAAAGAAGTCCAATCTGCCGATTTTTCTACGCTCGAAAAATTCTTTAATGAGCATGTGAAAAACAAAAAATTCACCTACTGCATTTTAGGAAACAAGAGCGATATCAACTTTAAGGATTTAGAGCACTTAGGTAAGTTGAAAGAACTTACTTTAGAAGAAGTGTTTGGTTACTAA
- a CDS encoding phosphatase PAP2 family protein: MQTLQQLDVSLFLFFNKDIANPFLDAVCPLWRNKFFWIPLYVFLGALFFKKYKWQSLWVVVFGALVVLLADQISASLIKPFFARLRPCNNTELAAQIKLLVRCGSGYSFVSSHAANHFGLAVFLCFLFKQTWVRVLLMLWAASIAFSQVYVGVHFPADVCCGALLGIAIGWLVGTIFNSKIGVKLNEV; encoded by the coding sequence TTGCAAACATTACAGCAACTTGATGTTTCGCTGTTTTTATTTTTCAATAAGGATATTGCCAATCCTTTTTTAGATGCCGTATGCCCATTGTGGCGCAATAAGTTTTTTTGGATACCGCTGTATGTTTTTTTAGGGGCATTGTTTTTTAAAAAATACAAGTGGCAATCGCTTTGGGTTGTTGTTTTTGGTGCATTGGTTGTTTTGTTGGCAGATCAAATTTCGGCATCGCTCATAAAGCCGTTTTTTGCCCGCTTGCGTCCTTGCAATAATACTGAACTTGCAGCACAAATAAAATTGCTGGTGCGCTGTGGAAGCGGATATAGTTTTGTAAGCAGCCATGCTGCCAACCATTTTGGTTTAGCTGTTTTTTTATGCTTTCTTTTTAAGCAAACATGGGTAAGGGTTTTGCTGATGTTGTGGGCGGCAAGCATTGCTTTTTCGCAAGTGTATGTAGGCGTTCATTTCCCTGCCGATGTATGTTGTGGAGCATTGCTGGGTATTGCAATAGGTTGGCTAGTTGGCACTATTTTTAATAGCAAAATTGGTGTGAAATTAAACGAGGTTTAA
- the bioA gene encoding adenosylmethionine--8-amino-7-oxononanoate transaminase produces MKNLTERDADVLWHPYTQMKLSPFSIAIEKGSGAYLFDYSGKQYIDAISSWWVNTHGHAHAQIAAAISKQANQLEQVIFAGFTHEPAITLAEKLLPLLPANHKKVFLSDNGSTAVEAALKMSIQFFANKNIQRHKIIAFKDAYHGDTFGSMSVSARGVFTQPFHQLLFDVVFIDTPTGFNTATVTAQLQDAIQQYAHEICAFIFEPLVLGSAGMCMYPPEVLNELMGIAKANNIICIADEVMTGFGRTGKMFATEYLSVQPDIICLSKGITGGFLPLGATTCTQEIFDAFWSNEKSNMLFHGHSYTGNALACAAAVASLQVWQTECTLQKVQQIELLQQKFIANLTHHPKISNARVCGTIAAFEVNAGSNSYLNPVKEKLAPYFLGQGVLLRPLGNTVYILPPYCITESDLKHIFTVIEQSLNLV; encoded by the coding sequence ATGAAAAACCTTACCGAAAGAGATGCAGATGTTTTATGGCATCCTTATACTCAAATGAAATTATCGCCATTTTCTATTGCCATTGAAAAAGGCTCCGGTGCATATTTGTTTGATTACTCGGGAAAGCAATACATAGATGCCATTTCGAGTTGGTGGGTAAATACTCATGGCCATGCACATGCACAAATAGCAGCAGCCATTTCCAAGCAGGCAAACCAATTAGAGCAGGTGATATTTGCAGGCTTTACCCACGAACCCGCCATAACATTGGCAGAGAAATTATTACCGCTACTTCCTGCCAACCATAAGAAAGTTTTTTTGAGCGATAACGGTTCTACTGCCGTAGAAGCCGCTCTTAAAATGAGTATTCAATTCTTTGCCAACAAGAACATTCAACGCCATAAAATTATTGCCTTCAAAGACGCTTACCATGGCGATACTTTCGGCAGCATGAGTGTAAGTGCACGCGGTGTATTTACCCAACCTTTTCACCAACTTTTATTTGATGTAGTTTTTATTGATACTCCCACGGGCTTCAATACTGCTACGGTTACAGCTCAATTGCAAGATGCCATTCAGCAATATGCACACGAAATTTGCGCCTTTATTTTTGAGCCTTTGGTACTCGGCTCGGCAGGCATGTGTATGTACCCGCCAGAAGTATTAAATGAACTTATGGGCATAGCAAAAGCAAACAACATTATTTGTATTGCCGATGAAGTAATGACGGGATTTGGAAGAACAGGCAAAATGTTTGCCACCGAATATCTTTCTGTTCAACCCGATATTATTTGCCTTTCTAAAGGAATTACAGGCGGTTTTTTGCCATTAGGTGCCACCACCTGCACCCAAGAAATTTTTGATGCCTTTTGGAGCAACGAAAAAAGCAATATGCTTTTCCACGGGCACAGCTATACCGGCAATGCATTAGCTTGTGCGGCTGCAGTGGCATCGCTGCAAGTTTGGCAAACGGAATGCACACTTCAAAAGGTGCAACAAATAGAATTGCTGCAACAAAAATTTATAGCAAACCTTACGCACCACCCCAAAATAAGCAATGCACGCGTATGTGGAACTATTGCCGCATTTGAAGTAAACGCGGGCAGCAATAGCTATCTAAATCCTGTAAAAGAAAAATTGGCACCCTACTTTTTGGGACAGGGCGTACTGCTTCGCCCTTTGGGCAATACAGTATATATTCTCCCTCCTTACTGCATTACAGAAAGTGATTTAAAACACATCTTTACCGTAATTGAACAGAGTTTAAACCTCGTTTAA
- a CDS encoding cation:dicarboxylase symporter family transporter — MHFTALRILAILPLLWFGYKKKSLTAWIFISMLIGIEVGYDFPEFSQNLKILSKIFLRLIKTIIAPLLFGTLVVGIAGHSNLKQVGRMGWKSILYFEFVTTLALFIGLAAINFTQAGNGIQLPPSAAHETLPTIKQSFEEVILHTFPENIAKAVAEGAVLQIVIFSILFGIATAMANDNFKKPMILFAESLSEVMFKFTALIMYFAPIAVGAAIAYTVGHMGLGILFNLLKLLLTLYGALVVFLLFVLLPIALLLKVPIKKFIEAIAEPVSLAFATTSSEAALPKAMQAMIGLGVPRKIVAFVMPMGYSFNLDGTTLYLSLASIFVAQAAGIQLAFSTQLAIVFTLMLTSKGVAGVPRASLVILLGTLASFNLPIEPVFIILGIDELMDMARTSVNVIGNCLAAVIIAKWEGEFQPPSLN; from the coding sequence ATGCACTTTACAGCACTTAGAATTTTAGCTATACTTCCTTTACTTTGGTTTGGCTACAAGAAAAAATCACTCACGGCTTGGATTTTCATCAGTATGCTTATAGGTATTGAAGTGGGCTACGACTTCCCCGAATTTTCGCAAAACCTCAAAATTCTTTCAAAAATATTCTTGCGGCTTATTAAAACCATTATTGCGCCTTTACTTTTTGGCACATTGGTGGTTGGCATTGCCGGGCATTCTAATTTAAAACAAGTAGGTAGGATGGGCTGGAAGAGCATTTTGTATTTTGAATTTGTTACCACCCTTGCTCTTTTTATTGGATTAGCAGCCATCAACTTTACTCAAGCAGGCAACGGCATTCAACTGCCACCAAGTGCGGCACACGAAACATTGCCCACCATAAAACAAAGCTTTGAAGAAGTTATACTACACACTTTTCCCGAAAACATAGCTAAAGCAGTTGCCGAAGGGGCTGTGTTGCAAATAGTAATATTCAGCATTCTGTTTGGTATTGCTACAGCGATGGCAAACGATAACTTCAAAAAACCGATGATACTATTTGCCGAGAGTTTAAGCGAAGTAATGTTTAAGTTCACAGCACTCATTATGTATTTTGCACCTATTGCCGTTGGCGCTGCCATTGCATATACGGTAGGGCACATGGGCTTGGGTATTCTTTTTAACCTTCTAAAACTGCTGCTTACACTTTATGGCGCATTGGTGGTATTTCTATTGTTTGTGCTATTACCAATTGCACTATTGCTTAAAGTTCCAATTAAAAAATTTATTGAAGCCATTGCCGAGCCTGTATCGTTGGCATTTGCCACTACCAGTTCCGAAGCTGCACTCCCCAAAGCAATGCAGGCTATGATTGGTTTAGGCGTGCCAAGAAAAATTGTGGCATTTGTAATGCCTATGGGTTATAGTTTCAATTTAGATGGCACCACACTTTACCTTTCGCTGGCATCCATATTTGTAGCACAGGCAGCAGGTATTCAACTGGCATTTTCAACACAATTGGCAATAGTTTTTACGCTTATGCTTACTTCTAAAGGAGTGGCAGGTGTGCCTAGAGCATCGTTGGTAATTCTGCTGGGCACTTTGGCTTCTTTTAATTTACCCATAGAACCTGTGTTTATCATTTTAGGTATAGATGAACTTATGGACATGGCACGCACCTCGGTAAATGTAATTGGCAATTGCTTGGCAGCCGTTATTATTGCCAAATGGGAAGGCGAATTTCAACCACCTTCTTTGAATTAG